The following are encoded in a window of Streptomyces sp. 11x1 genomic DNA:
- a CDS encoding acyl-CoA dehydrogenase family protein, translated as MNHRLSPELEELRRTVEEFAHEVVAPKIGDFYERHEFPYEIVREMGRMGLFGLPFPEEYGGMGGDYLALGIALEELARVDSSVAITLEAGVSLGAMPIHLFGTPAQKEEWLPRLCSGEMLGAFGLTEPDGGSDAGATRTTARLDESTNEWVINGSKCFITNSGTDITGLVTVTAVTGRTPDGKPLISSIIVPSGTPGFTVAAPYSKVGWNASDTRELSFSEVRVPAENLLGEQGRGYAQFLRILDEGRIAISALATGLAQGCVDESVKYAKERHAFGRPIGANQAIQFKIADMEMKAHTARLSWRDAAYRLVAGEPFKKEAALAKLYSSTVAVDNARDATQIHGGYGFMNEYPVARMWRDSKILEIGEGTSEVQRMLIARELGLTG; from the coding sequence ATGAACCACCGCCTCTCCCCCGAGCTGGAAGAACTCCGCCGCACGGTCGAGGAGTTCGCGCACGAGGTCGTCGCGCCCAAGATCGGCGACTTCTACGAGCGGCACGAGTTCCCGTACGAGATCGTGCGCGAGATGGGCCGCATGGGGCTGTTCGGACTGCCGTTCCCCGAGGAGTACGGCGGCATGGGCGGCGACTACCTTGCGCTCGGTATCGCGCTGGAGGAGCTGGCCCGGGTGGACTCGTCCGTGGCGATCACCCTCGAAGCGGGGGTGTCCCTGGGCGCGATGCCGATCCACCTCTTCGGCACACCGGCGCAGAAGGAGGAGTGGCTGCCGCGGCTCTGCTCCGGCGAGATGCTCGGCGCGTTCGGCCTCACCGAGCCCGACGGCGGCTCGGACGCGGGGGCGACCCGGACGACGGCCCGCCTGGACGAGTCGACGAACGAATGGGTCATCAACGGCAGCAAGTGCTTCATCACCAACTCGGGCACGGACATCACGGGGCTGGTCACGGTCACGGCGGTCACCGGCCGCACCCCGGACGGCAAGCCGCTGATCTCCTCGATCATCGTCCCGTCCGGCACCCCGGGCTTCACGGTGGCCGCCCCCTACTCCAAGGTGGGCTGGAACGCCTCGGACACACGTGAACTGTCCTTCTCCGAGGTCCGGGTCCCGGCGGAGAACCTCCTCGGCGAACAGGGCCGCGGCTACGCCCAGTTCCTGCGCATCCTCGACGAGGGCCGGATCGCCATCTCCGCGCTCGCCACCGGCCTCGCGCAGGGCTGTGTGGACGAGTCGGTCAAGTACGCGAAGGAGCGGCACGCCTTCGGCCGGCCGATCGGCGCCAACCAGGCGATCCAGTTCAAGATCGCCGACATGGAGATGAAGGCCCACACGGCCCGCCTCTCCTGGCGTGACGCCGCCTACCGCCTCGTCGCCGGTGAACCCTTCAAGAAGGAGGCGGCCCTGGCGAAGCTGTACTCGTCCACCGTGGCCGTCGACAACGCCCGCGACGCCACGCAGATCCACGGCGGCTACGGCTTCATGAACGAGTACCCCGTCGCCCGTATGTGGCGCGACTCCAAGATCCTGGAGATCGGCGAGGGCACGAGCGAGGTGCAACGGATGCTGATCGCACGGGAGTTGGGGTTGACAGGGTGA
- a CDS encoding IucA/IucC family siderophore biosynthesis protein, translating to MTLSDAVAHLSPHRWARANRLLVRKALAEFAHERLITPEATADGRFEVRSDDGATRYGFTAVRRALDHWQVDADSITRRRDGVDLPLAALDFFIELKRSLGLSDEILPVYLEEISSTLAGTCYKLTKPQTPVAELVDAGFQAIETGMTEGHPCFVANNGRLGFGVHEYLAYAPETASPVRLVWLAAHRSRAAFTAGVGIDYETFLRDELGKETVDRFHCVLTDLELDPADYLFIPVHPWQWWNKLSVTFAAEVAQQNLVCLGEGDDEYVAQQSIRTFFNSSAPEKHYVKTALSVLNMGFMRGLSAAYMEATPAINDWLAGLIDNDPVLKSTGLSIIRERAAVGYRHLEYEAATDKFSPYRKMLAALWRESPVPSLQEGESLATMASLVHVDHEGRSFAAALIARSGLTPTEWLRRYLRAYFTPLLHSFYAYDLVFMPHGENVILVLKDGVVERAIYKDIAEEIAVMDPDAVLPPTVERLRVDVPEDKKLLSVFTDVFDCFFRFLAANLAEEGVLDEEEFWRTVAETVRDYQDAMPELADKFAQYDLFAPEFALSCLNRLQLRNNKQMVDLADPAGALQLIGTLRNPIAGL from the coding sequence ATGACCCTGTCCGACGCCGTAGCGCATCTGTCCCCCCACCGCTGGGCACGGGCCAACCGCCTGCTCGTCCGCAAGGCCCTCGCCGAGTTCGCCCACGAGCGGCTCATCACGCCTGAGGCCACCGCCGACGGCCGCTTCGAGGTCCGCAGCGACGACGGTGCGACCCGCTACGGGTTCACCGCCGTCCGGCGCGCCCTCGACCACTGGCAGGTCGACGCCGACTCGATCACCCGTCGACGGGACGGCGTCGACCTCCCTCTGGCCGCCCTGGACTTCTTCATCGAGCTGAAGCGGTCCCTCGGCCTGAGCGACGAGATCCTCCCGGTCTACCTGGAGGAGATCTCCTCCACCCTGGCCGGCACCTGCTACAAGCTCACCAAGCCGCAGACGCCGGTCGCCGAGCTGGTGGACGCCGGGTTCCAGGCCATCGAGACCGGGATGACCGAGGGCCACCCCTGCTTCGTCGCCAACAACGGCCGCCTCGGCTTCGGCGTCCACGAGTACCTGGCGTACGCCCCCGAGACGGCGAGCCCCGTCCGCCTGGTCTGGCTGGCCGCGCACCGCTCACGGGCGGCGTTCACGGCGGGCGTCGGCATCGATTACGAGACCTTCTTGCGGGACGAGCTGGGCAAGGAGACGGTCGACCGCTTCCACTGCGTCCTCACCGACCTGGAACTGGACCCCGCCGACTACCTCTTCATCCCCGTCCACCCCTGGCAGTGGTGGAACAAGCTCAGCGTCACCTTCGCCGCCGAGGTCGCCCAGCAGAACCTGGTGTGCCTCGGTGAGGGCGACGACGAGTACGTGGCCCAGCAGTCGATCCGCACCTTCTTCAACAGCTCGGCCCCCGAGAAGCACTACGTCAAGACGGCGCTCTCCGTCCTCAACATGGGCTTCATGCGCGGCCTGTCGGCGGCGTACATGGAGGCCACTCCGGCGATCAACGACTGGCTGGCCGGTCTCATCGACAACGACCCGGTCCTGAAGTCCACCGGCCTGTCGATCATCCGCGAGCGGGCGGCCGTCGGCTACCGGCACCTGGAGTACGAGGCCGCCACCGACAAGTTCTCCCCGTACCGCAAGATGCTGGCCGCGCTGTGGCGCGAGAGCCCGGTGCCGTCCCTCCAGGAGGGCGAGTCCCTGGCGACGATGGCCTCCCTGGTCCACGTCGACCACGAGGGCAGGAGTTTCGCGGCGGCACTGATCGCCCGCTCGGGCCTGACCCCCACGGAATGGCTCCGCCGCTACCTTCGGGCCTACTTCACCCCCCTCCTCCACAGCTTCTACGCCTACGACCTCGTCTTCATGCCGCACGGCGAGAACGTCATCCTCGTCCTGAAGGACGGTGTCGTCGAACGGGCGATCTACAAGGACATCGCCGAGGAGATCGCGGTCATGGACCCGGACGCGGTCCTCCCGCCGACGGTCGAGCGCCTCCGCGTGGACGTCCCCGAGGACAAGAAGCTCCTCTCGGTCTTCACGGACGTCTTCGACTGCTTCTTCCGCTTCCTGGCCGCGAACCTCGCCGAGGAGGGTGTCCTGGACGAGGAGGAGTTCTGGCGCACGGTCGCGGAGACCGTCCGCGACTACCAGGACGCGATGCCCGAACTCGCCGACAAGTTCGCCCAGTACGACCTGTTCGCCCCGGAGTTCGCGCTGTCCTGTCTCAACCGCCTGCAGCTCCGCAACAACAAGCAGATGGTCGACCTCGCGGACCCGGCGGGCGCGCTGCAGCTCATCGGCACCCTGCGGAACCCCATCGCGGGCCTGTAG
- a CDS encoding lysine N(6)-hydroxylase/L-ornithine N(5)-oxygenase family protein, whose protein sequence is MPSSTWENPLTASLPEPAVKTAVKTYDFIGIGLGPFNLGLACLTEPIAELDGLFLDSKPNFEWHSGMFLDGAHLQTPFMSDLVTLADPTSPYSFLNYLKDSGRLYSFYIRENFYPLRVEYDDYCRWAAGRLSNVRFSTTVTEVTYKNDVYAVRTADGDVLRARRLVLGTGTVPYIPEACQDLGGDFFHNAQYMHRKAELRSKKSITIVGSGQSAAEIYHELLSEIDAHGYQLNWVTRSPRFFPLEYTKLTLEMTSPDYIDYFRALPEETRYRLEKQQKGLFKGINGDLIDSIFDLLYQKNVTAGGRPVPTRLLTNSSLNSATYEDGRYTLGLRQDEQGKDFEIETEGLVLATGYHYRPPAFLSSINDRLVFDGHGRFDVARNYAIDTTGRGVFLQNAGVHTHSITSPDLGMGAYRNASIIRELLGTEYYPVEKTIAFQEFAV, encoded by the coding sequence ATGCCGAGCAGTACCTGGGAGAATCCCTTGACCGCGTCGCTTCCTGAACCCGCCGTGAAAACAGCTGTGAAAACCTACGACTTCATCGGCATCGGACTGGGACCCTTCAACCTCGGCCTCGCCTGCCTCACCGAGCCCATCGCCGAACTCGACGGACTCTTCCTGGACTCGAAGCCGAACTTCGAGTGGCACTCGGGGATGTTCCTCGACGGTGCCCACCTCCAGACCCCGTTCATGTCGGACCTGGTCACCCTCGCCGACCCGACGTCCCCGTACTCCTTCCTGAACTACCTGAAGGACTCGGGCCGTCTGTACTCGTTCTACATCCGCGAGAACTTCTACCCCCTGCGGGTCGAGTACGACGACTACTGCCGCTGGGCCGCCGGCCGGCTGAGCAACGTCCGCTTCAGCACCACGGTGACCGAGGTGACGTACAAGAACGACGTGTACGCCGTGCGCACGGCCGACGGGGACGTCCTGCGCGCCCGCCGGCTGGTCCTCGGCACCGGTACCGTCCCGTACATCCCGGAGGCCTGCCAGGACCTGGGCGGCGACTTCTTCCACAACGCGCAGTACATGCACCGCAAGGCGGAGCTGCGGTCGAAGAAGTCGATCACGATCGTCGGCAGCGGCCAGAGCGCCGCAGAGATCTACCACGAACTCCTCTCCGAGATCGACGCCCACGGCTACCAGCTCAACTGGGTCACCCGATCCCCGCGGTTCTTCCCCCTCGAATACACCAAGCTGACGCTGGAGATGACGTCCCCGGACTACATCGACTACTTCCGCGCGCTGCCCGAGGAGACCCGCTACCGGCTGGAGAAGCAGCAGAAGGGCCTGTTCAAGGGCATCAACGGGGATCTGATCGACTCGATCTTCGACCTGCTCTACCAGAAGAACGTCACCGCCGGCGGCCGTCCGGTCCCGACCCGGCTGCTCACCAACTCGTCCCTCAACAGCGCCACCTACGAGGACGGCCGGTACACCCTCGGTCTGCGCCAGGACGAGCAGGGCAAGGACTTCGAGATCGAGACCGAGGGCCTGGTCCTGGCCACCGGCTACCACTACCGGCCGCCGGCCTTCCTCTCCTCGATCAACGACCGGCTCGTCTTCGACGGCCACGGCCGCTTCGACGTGGCCCGCAACTACGCGATCGACACCACCGGCCGCGGGGTCTTCCTGCAGAACGCGGGCGTCCACACCCACAGCATCACCTCGCCCGACCTGGGCATGGGCGCGTACCGCAACGCGTCCATCATCCGCGAGCTGCTCGGCACCGAGTACTACCCGGTCGAGAAGACCATCGCCTTCCAGGAGTTCGCCGTATGA
- a CDS encoding ABC transporter substrate-binding protein: protein MSNARAAHLTRRGILAAGGALGLGAVLAACGDESSTSSGTGSDKETAAAKGPWSFKDDRGETVKTDKVPSNIVAFVGVAAALHDYGIGVKGVFGPTKTTDGKADVQAGDLDISKVEILGNVWDEFNVEKYAALAPDVLITTLFDDAGTLWYVPEASKDKIAKLAPSVGISVYDRQLTEPLQRMLELAKSLGADTESEKITAAKKRFEDAAARLRAATKAKPDIKVLAGSASQDIFYVSGSNLSIDLEYFKALGVNFVEPSAAALKASGGWFENLSWENVDKYDADVIIMDNRTSAIQPDAIEEATWKKLPAVKAGQVIGRNPEPILSYDKCAPLLEELAEAIEKAKKVS from the coding sequence ATGTCCAACGCCAGAGCCGCTCACCTCACCCGCCGTGGCATCCTCGCCGCCGGTGGCGCACTCGGTCTCGGTGCCGTGCTCGCCGCCTGCGGGGACGAGAGCTCGACGAGCAGCGGCACTGGCTCCGACAAGGAGACGGCCGCCGCGAAGGGCCCCTGGTCGTTCAAGGACGACCGCGGCGAGACCGTCAAGACCGACAAGGTGCCGTCGAACATCGTCGCGTTCGTGGGTGTCGCCGCCGCACTCCACGACTACGGCATCGGCGTCAAGGGCGTCTTCGGCCCGACGAAGACGACGGACGGCAAGGCCGACGTCCAGGCCGGCGACCTCGACATCAGCAAGGTGGAGATCCTCGGCAACGTCTGGGACGAGTTCAACGTCGAGAAGTACGCCGCCCTCGCCCCCGACGTCCTCATCACGACGCTGTTCGACGACGCCGGCACCCTCTGGTACGTGCCCGAGGCATCCAAGGACAAGATCGCCAAGCTCGCGCCGAGCGTCGGCATCTCCGTGTACGACCGTCAGCTGACCGAGCCGCTGCAGCGCATGCTGGAGCTGGCCAAGTCGCTCGGCGCGGACACGGAGTCCGAGAAGATCACCGCCGCGAAGAAGCGGTTCGAGGACGCGGCCGCCCGGCTGCGCGCGGCCACCAAGGCCAAGCCCGACATCAAGGTGCTCGCCGGCTCCGCCAGCCAGGACATCTTCTACGTCTCCGGTTCGAACCTCTCCATCGACCTGGAGTACTTCAAGGCCCTCGGCGTGAACTTCGTCGAGCCGAGCGCCGCCGCGCTGAAGGCCAGCGGGGGCTGGTTCGAGAACCTCAGCTGGGAGAACGTCGACAAGTACGACGCGGACGTCATCATCATGGACAACCGCACGTCGGCGATCCAGCCGGACGCGATCGAGGAGGCGACATGGAAGAAGCTTCCCGCGGTGAAGGCCGGCCAGGTCATCGGGCGTAACCCCGAGCCGATCCTGTCCTACGACAAGTGCGCGCCGCTCCTGGAGGAGCTGGCCGAGGCGATCGAGAAGGCGAAGAAGGTCAGCTAG
- a CDS encoding siderophore-interacting protein: protein MTTAVAAPFRFFSLQVVRTERLGPSLVRVSFAGDDLRFFHSDGRDQSLSLFLPHPGQEVPAVPYELGDGWWQAWRELPDDVRAVMRSYTLRGLRSDVHGDTVEIDIDFVLHGVEPGAAVPAGPASRWAAQAAPGHRVVLLGPAIADNRAIRFRPPADADAVLIWGDDTALPAASAILESLPAGTRARVWLEVHHAGDIQDLTTAADAEITWLVRSEGAPTALDAIRAARLPSSEVPYAWIAGESGRVKELRRHLVRERGIDKRRVTFVGYWREGLTEEQLRERGE, encoded by the coding sequence ATGACGACGGCCGTAGCCGCCCCCTTCCGTTTCTTCTCTCTTCAGGTCGTGCGGACGGAGCGGCTGGGGCCGTCTCTCGTGCGCGTCTCGTTCGCGGGGGACGATCTGCGGTTCTTCCACTCCGACGGCAGGGACCAGTCGCTGTCGTTGTTCCTGCCGCATCCGGGGCAGGAAGTCCCGGCCGTCCCCTACGAGTTGGGCGACGGCTGGTGGCAGGCGTGGCGGGAACTACCGGACGACGTACGGGCGGTGATGCGCTCGTACACCCTGCGGGGGCTGCGCTCGGACGTCCACGGGGACACCGTCGAGATCGACATCGACTTCGTGCTGCACGGGGTCGAGCCGGGTGCCGCCGTGCCCGCCGGACCGGCCTCCCGGTGGGCCGCCCAAGCCGCCCCCGGCCACCGGGTCGTGCTGCTCGGGCCCGCGATCGCCGACAACCGCGCGATCCGCTTCCGGCCGCCGGCGGACGCCGACGCGGTGCTGATCTGGGGTGACGACACGGCGCTGCCCGCCGCCTCGGCGATCCTGGAGTCGCTGCCGGCCGGCACACGGGCCCGGGTCTGGCTGGAGGTCCACCACGCGGGGGACATCCAGGACCTGACCACCGCGGCCGATGCCGAGATCACCTGGCTCGTGCGGAGCGAGGGCGCGCCCACCGCCCTCGACGCCATCCGCGCCGCCCGACTGCCCTCCAGCGAGGTGCCGTACGCCTGGATCGCCGGCGAGTCCGGCCGGGTGAAGGAGCTGCGCCGCCATCTCGTGCGGGAGCGCGGGATCGACAAGCGGCGCGTCACGTTCGTCGGGTACTGGCGCGAGGGTCTGACGGAGGAGCAGTTGCGGGAGCGGGGCGAGTAG
- a CDS encoding DUF4429 domain-containing protein, translated as MAEILQRDGTWTFDGDTLRLTPGRDKSVSLLRKTLGELAVPLGALAGISFEQGRRSGRLRLRLRDGSDPLLQATGGRLTDTNDPYQLSVDADRYGVAEYFVDEIRSALLLDEVPTDAVDSYLLAGPAVPLSVSAGDGTASFDGDHVRLEWNWKTEDAKAAAGARTLSLADIAGVEWHPSVGLENGYLRFTVRNAPTKAPPKYDPNSVELWGFKKDPLMALVAAAVQARLPHPAAAAPKQLPAPAADRPAPEEDHDALLRRLRELGDLHRSGVLTDEEFTLAKQAVLKRL; from the coding sequence ATGGCGGAAATCCTCCAGCGGGACGGCACGTGGACCTTCGACGGCGACACACTGCGGCTGACCCCCGGCCGCGACAAGAGCGTGAGCCTGCTCCGCAAGACCCTGGGTGAACTGGCCGTCCCGCTGGGCGCGTTGGCGGGCATCTCCTTCGAGCAGGGCAGGAGGTCGGGGCGGCTGCGGCTCCGACTGCGCGACGGCTCCGACCCGCTCCTCCAGGCGACCGGCGGCCGGCTCACCGACACCAACGACCCGTACCAGCTGAGCGTCGACGCCGACCGGTACGGCGTCGCCGAGTACTTCGTGGACGAGATCCGGAGCGCGCTGCTCCTGGACGAGGTCCCGACCGACGCGGTCGACTCCTACCTCCTCGCCGGCCCGGCCGTCCCGCTCTCCGTCTCCGCCGGGGACGGCACCGCGAGCTTCGACGGCGACCACGTACGGCTGGAGTGGAACTGGAAGACGGAGGACGCGAAGGCCGCCGCCGGGGCACGCACGCTCTCCCTGGCGGACATAGCGGGCGTCGAGTGGCACCCCTCGGTCGGCCTGGAGAACGGCTACCTCCGCTTCACCGTGCGGAACGCGCCGACCAAGGCCCCGCCCAAGTACGACCCCAACTCCGTGGAGCTGTGGGGATTCAAGAAGGACCCGCTGATGGCCCTCGTCGCGGCGGCCGTGCAGGCGCGGCTCCCGCACCCGGCGGCTGCGGCGCCGAAACAGCTGCCCGCGCCGGCCGCGGACCGGCCCGCCCCCGAGGAGGACCACGACGCCCTGCTGCGCCGCCTGCGCGAGCTGGGCGACCTCCACCGGTCCGGAGTACTCACGGACGAGGAGTTCACCCTGGCCAAGCAGGCGGTCCTCAAGCGCCTCTGA
- a CDS encoding beta-N-acetylhexosaminidase, protein MRSHHRSTRLLGSLLLVAAGIFAVGAAPVSENAPADAAPVPLGQVIPAPASVRADGSPYRLTSGTRIVVDGGPEARRVGEYLAGILRPSTGYRLPVTERQEAGIRLRLAAGETGLGQEGYRLRSGRSGVTLTARAPAGLFHAVQTLRQLLPAAVEEDSVRPGPWLIAGGTIEDTPRYGWRGAMLDVSRHFFTVNQVKRYIDQLALYKFNKLHLHLSDDQGWRIAIDSWPRLASYGGSTQVGGGPGGHYSKADYREIVRYAASRHLEVVPEIDMPGHTNAALASYAELNCDGVAPPLYTGTEVGFSSLCVGKDVTYDFVDDVVRELAALTPGRYLHIGGDEAHSTSHEDYVKFMDRVQPVVERYGKTVVGWHQLTGATPTRGALAQYWGLDSTGAEEKERVAAAARNGTGVVLSPADRIYLDMKYDKDTPLGLDWAGYVDVRRAYDWDPGTYLAGVPAAAVRGVEAPLWTETITSSADVEYMVFPRLPGVAELGWSPVSTHGWDGYRGRLAAQGPRWEALGVGYFRAPGVPWPAAR, encoded by the coding sequence GTGAGATCGCACCACAGATCGACCCGCCTTCTCGGCTCGCTGCTGCTGGTGGCGGCCGGGATCTTCGCCGTGGGAGCCGCACCCGTGTCCGAGAACGCCCCTGCCGACGCCGCCCCGGTTCCGCTCGGGCAGGTGATCCCGGCTCCCGCCTCGGTCCGGGCCGACGGATCGCCGTACCGGCTGACGAGCGGTACGCGCATCGTCGTGGACGGCGGGCCCGAGGCCCGTCGGGTGGGGGAGTACCTCGCCGGGATCCTGCGGCCCTCGACGGGGTACCGGCTGCCGGTCACCGAACGTCAGGAGGCCGGAATCCGCCTCCGGTTGGCCGCGGGGGAGACGGGTCTCGGCCAGGAGGGCTACCGGCTGCGGAGCGGGAGGTCCGGCGTCACCCTCACCGCCCGCGCGCCCGCCGGGCTCTTCCACGCCGTCCAGACCCTGCGCCAACTGCTGCCCGCCGCCGTCGAGGAGGACTCCGTGCGGCCGGGCCCCTGGCTGATCGCGGGCGGCACGATCGAGGACACTCCGCGCTACGGCTGGCGCGGCGCGATGCTGGACGTCTCCCGCCACTTCTTCACCGTGAACCAGGTCAAGCGCTACATCGACCAGTTGGCGCTCTACAAGTTCAACAAGCTGCATCTGCACCTCTCCGACGACCAGGGCTGGCGCATCGCGATCGACTCCTGGCCGCGTCTCGCCTCGTACGGCGGCTCCACCCAGGTCGGCGGCGGCCCCGGCGGCCACTACAGCAAGGCCGACTACCGCGAGATCGTCCGCTACGCGGCCTCGCGCCACCTCGAAGTCGTCCCCGAGATCGACATGCCGGGCCACACCAACGCGGCGCTCGCCTCCTACGCCGAGCTGAACTGCGACGGCGTCGCGCCCCCGCTCTACACCGGCACCGAGGTCGGCTTCAGCTCGCTGTGCGTCGGCAAGGACGTGACGTACGACTTCGTCGACGACGTCGTACGGGAACTGGCCGCGCTGACACCGGGCCGGTATCTGCACATCGGCGGCGACGAGGCGCACTCCACCAGCCACGAGGACTATGTGAAGTTCATGGACCGCGTGCAGCCGGTCGTCGAGCGGTACGGGAAGACCGTGGTCGGCTGGCACCAGTTGACCGGGGCGACGCCGACGCGGGGCGCTCTCGCGCAGTACTGGGGACTCGACAGCACGGGCGCGGAGGAGAAGGAGCGGGTGGCTGCGGCCGCGCGCAACGGGACGGGGGTCGTGCTGTCGCCCGCGGACCGGATCTACCTCGACATGAAGTACGACAAGGACACGCCGCTCGGGCTCGACTGGGCCGGGTATGTGGATGTGCGGCGGGCGTACGACTGGGATCCGGGGACGTATCTGGCGGGGGTGCCTGCGGCGGCTGTGCGGGGGGTCGAGGCGCCGTTGTGGACGGAGACGATCACCTCCTCTGCGGATGTTGAGTACATGGTGTTTCCGCGGTTGCCGGGGGTTGCCGAGTTGGGGTGGTCGCCGGTGTCCACGCACGGGTGGGACGGGTATCGGGGGAGGCTTGCTGCGCAGGGGCCGCGGTGGGAGGCGCTGGGGGTGGGGTACTTCCGGGCGCCCGGGGTGCCGTGGCCTGCGGCGCGGTAG
- a CDS encoding GNAT family N-acetyltransferase — protein MSPVSAIGGGHFTFRPLDPLSDAELLHRWVTHPKAAYWMMQDARLEEVERAYMEIAADPYHHALLGLLDGEPAFLMEQYDPAHRELVGLYEPEPGDVGMHFLVPPTDTPVHGFTRSVITAVMAHLFEDPATHRVVVEPDVSNKAVHALNEVVGFVPDREIDKPEKRALLSFCTREQFFRSQSLAARGVAV, from the coding sequence ATGAGCCCCGTCAGCGCCATCGGCGGTGGGCACTTCACCTTCCGCCCCCTGGACCCGCTGAGCGACGCCGAGCTGCTGCACCGCTGGGTCACGCACCCCAAGGCGGCGTACTGGATGATGCAGGACGCCCGGCTGGAGGAGGTCGAGCGGGCGTACATGGAGATCGCGGCCGACCCGTACCACCACGCCCTGCTGGGGCTGCTGGACGGCGAACCCGCGTTCCTCATGGAGCAGTACGACCCCGCCCACCGTGAACTCGTCGGCCTGTACGAGCCCGAGCCGGGCGACGTCGGCATGCACTTCCTGGTGCCGCCGACGGACACCCCGGTGCACGGCTTCACCCGGTCCGTCATCACCGCCGTGATGGCGCACCTCTTCGAGGACCCGGCCACCCACCGGGTCGTCGTCGAGCCGGACGTGTCCAACAAGGCGGTCCACGCCCTCAACGAAGTCGTCGGTTTCGTCCCCGACCGCGAGATCGACAAGCCGGAGAAGCGCGCACTGCTGAGCTTCTGCACGCGAGAGCAGTTCTTTCGCAGCCAGAGCCTGGCTGCCCGAGGAGTAGCCGTATGA
- the desA gene encoding lysine decarboxylase DesA, which yields MRSHLLNDTTAERYRRTVTEGVERVAAKLATTDRPFTGVTVDALSPLIEKIDLDKPLHDTAAVLDELEDVYLRDAVYFHHPRYLAHLNCPVVIPAVLGEAVLSAVNSSLDTWDQSAGGTLIERKLIDWTGERIGFGPAADGVFTSGGSQSNLQALLLAREEAKTDSTATLRIFASEVSHFSVKKSAKLLGLDQDAVVSIPVDGDKRMQTLALARELERCRNDGLVPMAVVATSGTTDFGSIDPLPEIAELCAQYDTWMHVDAAYGCGLLVSRKRRDLLNGIERADSVTVDYHKSFFQPVSSSAVLVRDGSTLRHATYHAEYLNPRRAVTERIPNQVDKSLQTTRRFDALKLWMTLRTMGADGIGQLFDEVCDLAEEGWKLLAADPRYDVVVEPRLSTLVYRYIPEAVTDPAEIDRANLYARKALFASGDAVVAGTKVGGRHYLKFTLLNPETTAEDIATVLDLIAGHAEQYLGESLDRVAS from the coding sequence ATGCGCTCGCACCTGCTCAATGACACGACCGCGGAGCGGTACCGCCGCACCGTGACCGAAGGCGTGGAGCGGGTGGCGGCCAAACTCGCCACCACCGACCGACCGTTCACCGGTGTCACCGTCGATGCCCTCTCTCCCCTCATCGAGAAGATCGACCTCGACAAGCCGCTGCACGACACGGCCGCCGTCCTCGACGAGCTGGAGGACGTGTACCTGCGCGACGCGGTCTACTTCCACCACCCGCGCTACCTCGCCCACCTCAACTGCCCGGTCGTCATCCCGGCCGTGCTCGGCGAGGCGGTCCTCTCCGCCGTCAACTCCTCCCTGGACACCTGGGACCAGTCGGCCGGCGGCACCCTGATCGAGCGCAAACTGATCGACTGGACAGGCGAGCGCATCGGCTTCGGTCCGGCCGCCGACGGCGTCTTCACCTCCGGCGGCTCGCAGTCCAACCTCCAGGCCCTGCTCCTCGCCCGGGAGGAGGCCAAGACCGACAGCACCGCCACACTGCGGATCTTCGCCTCCGAGGTCAGCCACTTCAGCGTGAAGAAGTCCGCGAAACTGCTGGGCCTGGACCAGGACGCGGTCGTCTCCATCCCGGTCGACGGCGACAAGCGCATGCAGACCCTGGCACTCGCCCGGGAGCTGGAGCGCTGCAGGAACGACGGCCTCGTCCCCATGGCCGTCGTGGCCACCTCCGGCACCACCGACTTCGGCTCCATAGACCCGCTGCCCGAGATAGCCGAGCTGTGCGCCCAGTACGACACCTGGATGCACGTCGACGCGGCCTACGGCTGCGGCCTCCTCGTCTCACGCAAGCGCCGGGACCTGCTGAACGGCATCGAGCGCGCCGACTCCGTCACCGTGGACTACCACAAGTCCTTCTTCCAGCCGGTGAGTTCGTCCGCCGTCCTGGTCCGTGACGGGAGCACCCTGCGCCACGCCACCTACCACGCGGAGTACCTCAACCCGCGCCGCGCGGTCACCGAGCGCATCCCCAACCAGGTCGACAAGTCCCTGCAGACCACCCGCCGCTTCGACGCGCTCAAACTGTGGATGACGCTGCGCACCATGGGCGCCGACGGCATCGGCCAGCTCTTCGACGAGGTCTGCGACCTGGCGGAGGAGGGCTGGAAGCTGCTCGCCGCCGACCCGCGCTACGACGTCGTCGTCGAGCCCCGGCTCTCCACGCTGGTCTACCGCTACATCCCCGAGGCCGTCACCGACCCGGCGGAGATCGACCGCGCCAACCTGTACGCCCGCAAGGCCCTGTTCGCCTCCGGCGACGCCGTGGTCGCGGGCACCAAGGTCGGCGGTCGCCACTACCTGAAGTTCACCCTGCTCAACCCCGAGACCACGGCCGAGGACATCGCCACCGTGCTCGATCTGATCGCCGGCCATGCCGAGCAGTACCTGGGAGAATCCCTTGACCGCGTCGCTTCCTGA